The following proteins are encoded in a genomic region of Doryrhamphus excisus isolate RoL2022-K1 chromosome 6, RoL_Dexc_1.0, whole genome shotgun sequence:
- the sema3ab gene encoding semaphorin-3ab, producing MGSFWGSVAVLCGLVLLRNEGDGAQQTEANVPRLKLSYRDMLESNNLVTFEGLVNSSSYHTLLLDEEKGRLVVGAKDHIFSFNLLNISKDVVQIPWLASPTRRDECKWAGKDLSRECANFVKVLQPFNQTHIYVCGTGAFHPVCSYLEVGKKLEDSVFRLLHHTENGRGKSPYDPKLLTASMLIDGELYAGTSADFMGRDFAIFRTLGKHHPIRTEQHDSRWLNDPRFVGVHLIPESDNPEDDKIYLFFRENAMDGEHAGKATHARIGQLCKNDLGGHRSLVNKWTTFLKARLICSVPGSNGIDTHFDELQDVFLISTKDPKSPIIYGVFTTSSNIFKGSAVCMYSMTDIRRVFLGPYAHRDGPNYQWVPYQGRVPYPRPGTCPSNTFGGFDTTKDLPDEVVVFARSHPAMFNPVYPINNKPIIVKTDVDYQFTQIVVDKVEAEDGQYDVMFIGTDIGTILKVVTIPRGSWHDLEEVLLEEMTVFRKPTAITAMELSTKQQQLYLGSDIGVSQMSLHRCEVYGKACAECCLARDPYCAWDGSECSRYFPMAKRRTRRQDIRNGDPLTQCSDLHDKLNGQKTLEDKTVYGVENSSTFLECSPKSQRASTYWQYQHSPDEHKQEIKSGERFIRTEQGLLIRTLDKEDSGIYLCQAVEHGFMQTLLKVTLAVIDTERLEDLLQGDDEATSNTSVQDLTPPRETPNHKLWYRDFLSLVNHPTLNSVDEFCEQVWKRERKHKKQKAHLVQQAQMHQQHPQKVVGNSHSHMHAQGLAAKWKHLQERQKGRNRRTHELERAPRSV from the exons ATGGGCTCTTTCTGGGGCAGCGTGGCGGTCTTGTGTGGACTGGTTCTACTGAGGAACGAGGGTGATGGAGCCCAGCAGACCGAAGCCAATGTCCCACGGCTAAAACTGTCATACAGAG ACATGCTGGAATCAAACAACCTTGTGACGTTTGAAGGTCTGGTCAACAGTTCGTCTTACCACACCTTATTGCTGGATGAGGAGAAAGGAAGACTGGTTGTGGGAGCCAAGGACCATATTTTCTCATTCAACCTCCTCAACATCAGCAAAGACGTTGTACag ATCCCTTGGTTGGCGTCTCCCACCAGAAGAGATGAATGCAAGTGGGCAGGAAAAGATCTCTCG AGAGAGTGTGCAAATTTTGTGAAAGTGTTGCAGCCATTCAATCAGAcacacatttatgtgtgtggaACAGGCGCTTTCCATCCTGTGTGTTCCTATCTAGAAGTGGGCAAGAAATTAGAG GACAGTGTTTTCAGATTGCTTCACCACACAGAAAACGGCAGAGGAAAAAGTCCCTATGATCCGAAGCTGCTCACTGCATCCATGCTGATTG ATGGGGAATTGTATGCTGGAACATCAGCTGACTTCATGGGGCGGGATTTTGCTATCTTTCGTACCCTTGGAAAACATCACCCCATCAGGACAGAGCAGCATGACTCTCGTTGGCTAAATG ATCCAAGATTCGTAGGTGTTCATCTGATTCCAGAGAGCGACAACCCAGAGGATGATAAAATCTACCTCTTCTTCAGAGAGAATGCCatggatggggagcatgctggGAAAGCCACACATGCTCGAATCGGACAGCTATGCAAA AATGACCTTGGGGGTCACAGGAGCCTGGTGAATAAGTGGACCACCTTCTTAAAGGCGCGACTCATTTGCTCGGTGCCAGGAAGCAATGGCATCGACACACATTTTGATGAACTAC agGACGTTTTTCTCATCAGCACAAAGGATCCAAAAAGCCCAATCATCTATGGAGTATTCACCACATCCAG taacatcTTCAAGGGCTCAGCTGTGTGCATGTACAGCATGACAGACATCCGCAGAGTCTTTCTGGGCCCTTACGCTCATAGAGATGGTCCTAACTATCAGTGGGTGCCCTACCAAGGGCGTGTTCCTTACCCACGGCCTGGCACA TGTCCAAGCAACACGTTCGGAGGATTCGACACAACCAAGGACCTTCCTGATGAAGTCGTAGTCTTTGCCAGAAGCCATCCAGCAATGTTTAATCCTGTTTACCCAATTAACAACAAACCAATCATAGTTAAAACTGATGTGGACTACCAGTTCACACAAATAGTGGTGGATAAAGTAGAAGCAGAAGATGGCCAGTATGACGTCATGTTCATAGGAACAG ATATAGGAACGATTCTTAAGGTGGTCACAATCCCGAGAGGCTCGTGGCATGACCTGGAGGAAGTGCTGCTGGAGGAAATGACTGTTTTCAGG AAGCCAACAGCAATTACTGCGATGGAGCTTTCAACAAAACAG CAACAACTGTACTTGGGCTCAGACATTGGTGTCTCTCAGATGTCTTTGCATCGCTGTGAGGTTTATGGGAAGGCTTGTGCTGAATGTTGCTTGGCAAGGGACCCCTACTGTGCATGGGATGGTAGCGAGTGCTCCAGATACTTCCCCATGGCCAAAAG GAGAACCAGGAGACAAGATATCAGGAATGGAGATCCTCTCACACAATGTTCAGATCTGCATG ACAAACTAAACGGGCAGAAAACTCTGGAGGACAAAACAGTCTATGGAGTGGAAAACAGCAGCACCTTCCTTGAGTGCAGCCCCAAGTCTCAGCGAGCATCGACTTATTGGCAATATCAACACTCCCCTGATGAACACAAACAAGAG ATCAAATCAGGGGAACGTTTTATCCGCACAGAGCAGGGTTTGTTGATCCGCACACTTGACAAAGAGGATTCTGGAATTTATCTGTGCCAGGCTGTGGAGCACGGTTTCATGCAGACGCTTTTGAAGGTCACCTTAGCGGTGATCGACACTGAGCGACTTGAGGATCTGCTCCAGGGAGACGATGAGGCCACCTCCAACACTTCAGTCCAGGACCTTACACCACCTCGAGAGACACCCAATCACAAGCTCTGGTACagagacttcctgtctttggtCAATCACCCGACTCTGAATAGCGTGGATGAGTTCTGTGAGCAGGTTTGGAAGAGGGAGCGGAAGCACAAGAAGCAAAAAGCTCACCTGGTGCAGCAGGCGCAAATGCATCAGCAACACCCACAGAAGGTTGTGGGTAACAGCCACAGCCACATGCACGCTCAAGGGCTAGCTGCCAAGTGGAAACACCTTCAAGAGAGGCAAAAGGGGCGTAATCGCAGGACCCATGAGCTGGAGCGAGCCCCCCGCAGTGTCTGA